The Salvia miltiorrhiza cultivar Shanhuang (shh) chromosome 1, IMPLAD_Smil_shh, whole genome shotgun sequence genome has a window encoding:
- the LOC131009607 gene encoding glycylpeptide N-tetradecanoyltransferase 1-like, producing MADNDASAKNIPSNKNNAPSVNEIETSIDSLARKVQESFSLKKRHKFWETQPVCQFKDLGDTRLPEGPIEQPTPLSEVKQEPYNLPPPYELVTCDLDSEEVCSEVYTLLTNNYIDYNDNMFRFNYSKEFLRWALRPPGYFRSWHIGLRVKTSKKLVAFITGIPAKIRVRDAVVLLAEVNFLCVHKKLQSRSLAPVMIKELSRRVRLENVWQAAYTAAAVLPTPITTFMFWHRSLNPKKLIDVGFCRLGAWTMSEFINFYKLPEQTTTPGFRKMEPHDVPAVTRLLRNYLKQFVVAPDFDKNDVEHWLLPKEDVIDAYLVESPESHEITDLCSFYTISCSIHGSQNHSILKGAYSYHYAFHNNSVIS from the coding sequence ATGGCTGACAACGATGCTTCAGCCAAAAACATTCCCTCTAACAAGAATAATGCACCTTCGGTGAATGAAATTGAAACGTCCATTGATTCATTGGCAAGAAAGGTTCAAGAGTCCTTCTCACTTAAAAAGAGGCATAAATTTTGGGAGACCCAACCAGTTTGCCAGTTTAAGGATCTTGGAGATACGCGCTTGCCTGAAGGCCCGATTGAGCAACCAACACCGCTGTCTGAAGTCAAGCAAGAGCCATATAATCTTCCACCTCCCTATGAATTGGTTACATGCGATCTGGACTCAGAGGAGGTGTGTAGTGAGGTGTATACTTTATTGACCAATAACTACATTGATTACAATGACAACATGTTCAGATTCAACTACTCGAAAGAGTTTCTTCGATGGGCACTTCGCCCTCCTGGTTATTTCCGGAGCTGGCACATCGGGTTAAGGGTGAAGACTTCAAAGAAACTGGTTGCGTTCATTACTGGGATCCCTGCAAAAATTCGTGTCCGTGATGCTGTGGTGCTGCTTGCAGAGGTAAATTTTCTGTGTGTTCACAAGAAGCTCCAATCAAGGAGTCTTGCTCCTGTCATGATTAAGGAGCTTAGTCGGAGGGTTCGTTTGGAGAATGTATGGCAGGCAGCTTATACTGCTGCCGCTGTTCTTCCTACACCAATAACAACTTTTATGTTCTGGCACAGGTCGTTGAATCCGAAGAAGCTTATTGATGTTGGATTTTGTAGACTTGGTGCATGGACCATGAGCGAATTCATCAATTTTTACAAGCTACCAGAGCAAACCACGACTCCTGGCTTCAGAAAGATGGAACCACACGACGTGCCTGCAGTTACTCGTTTGCTTAGGAATTACTTGAAGCAGTTCGTTGTGGCGCCAGATTTTGACAAGAATGATGTCGAGCACTGGCTGCTGCCCAAGGAAGATGTCATTGATGCCTATCTGGTTGAAAGTCCTGAAAGCcatgaaataactgatttatGCAGTTTTTACACGATCTCCTGCTCAATACATGGCAGCCAGAACCACTCAATTCTGAAGGGTGCCTACTCTTATCACTATGCCTTCCACAACAACTCCGTAATTTCATAG
- the LOC130991007 gene encoding protein NRT1/ PTR FAMILY 5.11-like, translating to MRHIQVLELCREKFGYYVVFTPSIFFILGLILSYKLVEKTFLSILITRLNDAWEEYDLRSAVVVVNLQEGTSAVLVPVFTYVAEVYTGRFLMLFFSTTLCIIGLLLNYVAVGNDDSGQLELQLFYPALGLMTLAEAAQTVTLQAFLDDQFRPMDLGKDRRLGCTKFWWILVSFVAAIFAQFGPLTGFHSRKLALVLMGLMGGCFLVFLLGKKCYHNVLTIQNHPFKQVGNVIARAIANRNLDYTLTTQPRVPWLRWLDRAAEAGSVEQVRKVKLLLMMLPLWSSFLTLSLVSASGTTFFYDEATSLTEDNCAILFLHNLMRFTTFAVSETSSYVVGKLEEKKQYNQQKMEVVRIGIGMWCCVPCCLAAWVTATRRQHDTINVYWLTPQYFLLGLMSGLSEDGLESFYESQVFESLSTFGPPFGELVMGLGKFMSILCVLIFSTRRFEWFQSDIGNSSLNKYYILLVVLSFVNAVIYCLVVCWYKDDAFLVEDEENGSFPQQVGDQIQLLDSVAPRSIEGRKEKSSCADTISEPSRNEVEVEKEEAMGIASSIEGQRISRRTVSKPRESSSRDVITESSSSRQEEEEEEEAEDVLRRAVNKFRRLASRAARRRFDSTLSKNE from the exons ATGAGGCACATCCAAGTCCTAGAGTTGTGTCGGGAGAAGTTTGGTTACTACGTGGTCTTCACCCCCTCCATCTTTTTCATCTTAG GACTCATATTGAGCTACAAGTTGGTGGAGAAGACATTTCTGAGCATCTTGATCACGCGTCTCAACGACGCATGGGAGGAGTACGACCTCCGAAGTGCTGTGGTAGTTGTGAATTTGCAAGAAGGAACAAGCGCAGTCCTCGTACCGGTTTTCACTTATGTAGCCGAGGTTTATACAGGCCGCTTCCTCATGCTGTTTTTCTCCACCACACTCTGCATCATC GGACTGTTACTCAACTATGTGGCGGTTGGAAATGACGATAGTGGGCAGCTTGAGTTGCAGTTATTCTACCCTGCATTGGGGCTAATGACTTTGGCGGAAGCGGCGCAGACTGTTACGCTGCAAGCGTTTCTTGACGATCAGTTTAGGCCGATGGATCTCGGCAAGGATCGGAGACTAGGATGCACCAAATTCTGGTGGATTCTGGTCTCCTTTGTGGCTGCCATTTTCGCTCAGTTTGGGCCTTTAACGGGATTTCACTCGAGGAAACTCGCACTAGTTCTTATGGGTCTCATGGGTGGTTGCTTCTTAGTGTTCTTGTTGGGTAAGAAATGCTACCATAATGTACTCACAATTCAGAACCACCCCTTTAAACAAGTTGGGAACGTCATCGCCAGAGCCATCGCTAACAGAAATCTCGACTATACACTAACTACACAGCCTCGCGTTCCATGGTTGAG GTGGTTAGACAGAGCGGCGGAGGCAGGTAGTGTTGAACAAGTGAGGAAAGTGAAACTTTTGTTGATGATGCTTCCGTTGTGGTCTTCTTTCCTCACTCTAAGCTTGGTTTCTGCTTCTGGAACCACCTTCTTTTACGACGAAGCCACCAGCCTTACTGAAGACAATTGTGCCATTCTCTTTCTCCACAATCTGATGAGATTCACAACGTTCGCGGTCTCAGAAACGTCCAGCTACGTCGTCGGAAAACTTGAAGAGAAAAAGCAATACAACCAACAGAAGATGGAGGTGGTGCGAATCGGCATCGGAATGTGGTGCTGCGTGCCGTGCTGCCTCGCTGCTTGGGTGACAGCAACACGCAGGCAGCACGACACCATCAACGTCTATTGGCTAACTCCACAGTACTTTTTACTTGGACTAATGAGCGGACTCTCTGAAGATGGGCTcgaatccttctatgaatctcAGGTTTTTGAGAGTTTGTCGACATTTGGGCCACCCTTTGGAGAACTCGTGATGGGTTTGGGTAAATTTATGAGCATACTCTGCGTTCTCATCTTCAGCACGAGGCGTTTCGAATGGTTTCAGAGTGATATAGGCAACAGTAGCCTCAACAAGTATTATATTTTGCTGGTAGTTTTGAGTTTCGTGAACGCTGTAATCTACTGTTTGGTTGTTTGTTGGTACAAAGACGACGCCTTCCTAGTGGAAGATGAAGAAAACGGCAGTTTTCCTCAACAAGTTGGTGATCAGATTCAGTTACTGGATAGTGTTGCACCTCGATCCATTGAGGGTCGAAAGGAAAAGAGCAGTTGTGCAGATACGATATCAGAACCCAGCAGGAATGAGGTAGAGGTGGAAAAGGAGGAGGCAATGGGCATTGCTTCATCCATCGAGGGGCAACGCATCTCTCGTCGAACTGTTTCCAAGCCCAGAGAGAGCAGTTCTAGAGATGTTATAACAGAAAGCTCCAGCTCCagacaagaagaagaagaagaagaagaagctgaaGATGTGTTACGACGCGCAGTGAACAAGTTTAGGCGCCTCGCCTCGAGAGCAGCCCGCAGACGCTTCGACTCAACATTGTCCAAGAATGAATGA